The Candidatus Poribacteria bacterium genome includes the window AGACGATGCCGCCTTTCATCTTGAGGGCGCAATTACACAAGCTGCGTGGGTTCAACTGGATAGGCTGCCGGGAGCACATGCCATTATCTTCGGTACTCGGCAGAGCGGTGCGACTCGACATATCGGTTTCGGTTTCGGTATGAATCCAGCCAACGGCATCAAAGTCTGGACCAACGGTGCAGCCGGTGGATTCAAAGACATTAATGATAATGATACAGAACTGGAAACGGGCAAGTGGTATTATCTCGCCTATACCCACACAGACGATAGCAACGGCTTAGTGGAGATCTATGTAGATGGCGAAGTAACGTACTCGGAGGAATCGGGAAATCCGGTTGCGCCTGCGCAAAATACGAGTGCAGTGACGATCGGTACCTGGGGCGGCGAAGCATGGACTGGGAGCGTTGACGAAGTTCGGCTCTGGAACCGTGCGCTCTCGGCAGACGAGATTAAAGCGACCATGAACCAAGACGCTGAATCCTTCCTGACCCCAGTAGAACCACAAGGTAAACTCGCCACGACCTGGGCGAACATTAAATCGAATAGATAAACTGTAAGCGAATCACCCAATTTTGTGTCTTGAATGGCAATCAGCAATCAGCAGTTAGCAAGAGGAGTCCTTTGTCAA containing:
- a CDS encoding LamG domain-containing protein; translated protein: MKIFSVITLCLLLCAAFSHADLMEGLVLYMPLDEGSGTVTQDLSANGFEGEVQGGAKWIDGQFGKALQFAAAADHVLIEDDAAFHLEGAITQAAWVQLDRLPGAHAIIFGTRQSGATRHIGFGFGMNPANGIKVWTNGAAGGFKDINDNDTELETGKWYYLAYTHTDDSNGLVEIYVDGEVTYSEESGNPVAPAQNTSAVTIGTWGGEAWTGSVDEVRLWNRALSADEIKATMNQDAESFLTPVEPQGKLATTWANIKSNR